A DNA window from Arachis duranensis cultivar V14167 chromosome 3, aradu.V14167.gnm2.J7QH, whole genome shotgun sequence contains the following coding sequences:
- the LOC127745723 gene encoding aluminum-activated malate transporter 9, whose amino-acid sequence MAPKLGKSGSFRQSLAEKKERLLSMKSDGYSQLGIPMPMEEEEEYSAKRCCCSYPWYRGFSDGTVKCWKSMKRVAVKAWEMGRSDPRNVIFSAKMGLALALISLLIFFKEPFQDISRYSVWAIMTVVVVFEFSIGATLSKGFNRGLGTLSAGGIALAMSELSALAGPYDELIVIISTFIVGCCATYAKLYPTMKPYEYGFRVFLITYCYITVSGYQTGEFLDTAINRFLLIAIGAAVSLGVNVCIYPIWAGEDLHHLVEKNFMGVATSLEGVVNNYLNCVEYKRVPSKILTYQAADDPLYSGYRSAVESTSKEDALLGFAVWEPPHGRYKMLSYPWKNYVKVSGALRHCAFMVMAMHGCILSEIQAPAEMRHVFRSELQRVGSEGAKVLRELGNKVKKQEKLGREDLLYEVHEAAEELQQKIDKKSYLLVNSESWEIGNRPREEESKPQQGPGLFDIDEERKFLEYKSLSEAVLDLRSVQVPNGWDETGKSIPDDHTATPQPAAVGSENMFRKQISWPAHVYYKADTVAKEEEESRTYESAKALSLATFTSLLIEFVARLQNLVDSFEELGEKANFVDPLEQQVPVTSDGFWTRLFNCFRSKE is encoded by the exons ATGGCTCCGAAGCTGGGGAAATCGGGGTCATTCCGGCAGAGCCTCGCGGAGAAGAAAGAGAGGCTTCTTTCCATGAAGAGTGACGGATATTCCCAACTAGGGATTCCCATGCCcatggaggaggaggaggagtacTCCGCCAAACGCTGCTGCTGCAGTTACCCGTGGTATCGAGGGTTTTCCGATGGGACGGTGAAGTGCTGGAAGAGTATGAAGCGCGTGGCGGTTAAGGCTTGGGAGATGGGTCGGTCTGACCCGAGGAACGTTATTTTCTCGGCGAAGATGGGACTTGCTCTTGCACTCATCTCGCTCTTAATTTTCTTCAAAGAACCCTTTCAGGATATTAGCCGCTACTCCGTCTGGGCCATCATGACCGTCGTCGTCGTCTTCGAATTCAGCATAG GGGCAACTCTCAGTAAGGGATTTAACAGAGGATTGGGAACGTTGTCCGCTGGAGGAATTGCCTTGGCAATGTCAGAATTATCGGCATTGGCTGGACCATATGACGAACTTATAGTTATCATTAGCACCTTCATTGTAG GATGTTGTGCCACTTATGCAAAACTATACCCGACTATGAAGCCCTATGAATATGGGTTCCGTGTGTTCTTGATCACATATTGCTACATTACTGTGTCGGGCTATCAAACAGGGGAATTTCTTGACACGGCTATAAATAGATTTTTGCtcattgcaattggtgctgcTGTATCTTTGGGAGTAAATGTTTGTATCTATCCAATCTGGGCTGGGGAGGATCTGCATCATCTTGTGGAAAAAAATTTCATGGGTGTTGCAACATCTTTGGAAG GTGTTGTCAATAACTATCTTAATTGTGTTGAATATAAGAGGGTGCCGTCGAAAATTCTTACTTACCAGGCTGCGGATGATCCACTTTACAGCGGCTATAGATCAGCTGTTGAGTCTACCAGTAAAGAGGATGCATTG CTAGGGTTTGCTGTTTGGGAACCCCCTCATGGTCGTTACAAAATGCTTAGCTATCCATGGAAGAATTATGTGAAAGTAAGTGGGGCGCTAAGGCATTGTGCATTTATGGTCATGGCTATGCATGGATGCATACTTTCTGAAATTCAG GCCCCAGCTGAGATGAGACATGTTTTCCGTAGTGAGCTTCAAAGGGTAGGTTCTGAAGGGGCGAAAGTGCTCCGTGAACTCGGTAACAAAGTTAAGAAGCAGGAGAAACTTGGCCGTGAAGACTTGCTGTATGAAGTACACGAGGCAGCTGAAGAATTGCAACAGAAGATTGACAAAAAATCTTACCTACTAGTAAATTCAGAGAGTTGGGAAATCGGAAACCGACcaagagaggaggagagcaagccACAACAAGGGCCAGGCCTCTTTGACATAGACGAGGAACGAAAATTCCTGGAGTATAAGTCTCTTAGTGAAGCTGTTCTTGATCTCAGATCAGTTCAAGTTCCAAACGGTTGGGATGAAACTGGAAAATCAATCCCGGATGATCACACTGCCACGCCACAGCCTGCAGCTGTTGGCTCTGAAAACATGTTCAGGAAACAGATATCTTGGCCTGCTCATGTCTACTACAAAGCAGATACAGTggcaaaagaggaggaagaatCAAGGACTTACGAAAGTGCTAAAGCACTATCCCTCGCAACATTTACATCGCTTCTGATTGAATTTGTAGCAAGGCTTCAGAACCTGGTGGACTCATTTGAAGAATTAGGTGAGAAAGCAAACTTTGTGGATCCTCTTGAGCAACAAGTACCAGTAACATCTGATGGGTTTTGGACGAGATTGTTTAATTGCTTCAGATCCAAGGAATGA